Proteins found in one Nitrosopumilus maritimus SCM1 genomic segment:
- a CDS encoding CxxC-x17-CxxC domain-containing protein yields the protein MSFGEEREMHTATCGDCGNECQVPFKPKEDRPVYCRECFPNHRPQRRSGDRFGRSRFNRQREMHTATCGDCGNECQVPFKPKEDRPVYCRECFPNHKQTPSV from the coding sequence ATGTCCTTTGGAGAAGAAAGAGAAATGCACACAGCAACATGTGGTGATTGTGGAAATGAATGTCAAGTACCATTCAAACCTAAAGAAGACAGACCTGTTTATTGTAGAGAATGCTTCCCAAATCACAGACCTCAGAGACGTAGTGGGGATAGATTTGGGAGATCAAGATTCAATAGACAAAGAGAGATGCACACAGCAACATGTGGTGATTGTGGAAATGAATGTCAAGTACCATTCAAACCTAAAGAAGACAGACCTGTTTATTGTAGAGAATGCTTCCCAAATCATAAACAAACTCCTAGTGTTTAA
- the rimI gene encoding ribosomal protein S18-alanine N-acetyltransferase, with the protein MQVILRQLGDCNIRRAESSDLIPVMEINLKTLPEHYSDYFYESLLAELPEAFIVAEIGGKHVGYIMCKTEYGFSNFKKLGFVKKGHVVSVAVLDDYRKRGIGKALVEESVNGVKLRKCDEFYLEVRCSNVEAVRLYEKLGFVIRQQLNAYYRDGEDAYLMAIELT; encoded by the coding sequence ATGCAAGTAATTCTAAGGCAATTAGGTGATTGTAATATACGACGTGCTGAATCAAGCGATCTTATACCTGTCATGGAAATCAATCTAAAAACACTTCCTGAACATTATTCTGATTATTTCTATGAGAGTTTACTTGCAGAACTACCTGAGGCATTTATTGTTGCAGAGATTGGAGGTAAACATGTTGGATACATAATGTGTAAAACTGAATATGGATTCTCAAATTTCAAAAAACTCGGGTTTGTAAAAAAAGGACATGTTGTTTCAGTTGCTGTTCTTGATGATTATAGAAAACGAGGTATAGGAAAAGCACTCGTTGAAGAGTCTGTAAATGGAGTCAAATTGCGAAAATGTGATGAATTCTATTTGGAAGTGAGATGTAGTAATGTTGAGGCTGTAAGGCTATATGAAAAACTTGGATTTGTAATAAGACAACAACTAAACGCCTATTATCGTGATGGCGAAGACGCATACCTTATGGCAATTGAATTAACTTAG
- a CDS encoding leucyl aminopeptidase encodes MKIKVQNTPKKTQLLCAFALEKSDKVLGLPKLDAKTSFVVNQSLKDIEGKLGKLMVIPSTGKKQFQRILIAGIGKKEDITKDTFRQISGKIAQKARELKLKEFSIIIPPTFVIEQVSSTTQVVEGAKMALYKFEKFKAEKEENSPDMTIIVPKSNKVLKSIKTAEIVAEGAIFTKSIANLPPNECTPSTLANFAKTISKNKMKCKIISKPELKKKGFGGITAVGQGSKNEPKLIIMEHNRGSRNEKPIVLVGKAVTFDTGGISLKPGANMDEMKFDKCGGCTVLGIMKAISELKLPINVIGIVPSVENMPGGESYRPGDIIKLYNGKTAEILNTDAEGRLILADALAYGEKHYAPKAIIDFATLTGACIIALGTNVAGMVSNNEKLSKKIFESSKNTTEQIWELPLNQEFMDMIKSDVADMKNMGIGRAAGTITAAAFLRNAIEDTPWTHLDIAGVAWTQTATKEKSYNPKGATGFGVRLILDYLQKL; translated from the coding sequence ATGAAAATTAAAGTACAAAACACCCCAAAGAAAACACAACTTCTTTGTGCATTTGCATTAGAAAAATCAGATAAAGTTTTAGGATTACCAAAATTAGACGCAAAAACATCATTTGTAGTTAATCAATCTCTTAAAGACATAGAAGGAAAATTAGGCAAATTAATGGTTATTCCATCTACAGGGAAAAAACAATTTCAAAGAATCTTAATTGCAGGAATTGGAAAAAAAGAAGACATTACAAAAGATACTTTCAGACAAATTTCAGGTAAAATTGCTCAAAAAGCACGTGAATTAAAATTAAAAGAATTTTCAATAATCATACCTCCGACATTTGTCATAGAGCAGGTTTCTTCTACAACACAAGTTGTAGAAGGAGCAAAGATGGCATTATACAAATTTGAAAAATTCAAGGCTGAAAAAGAAGAAAATTCACCAGATATGACAATAATCGTTCCAAAATCAAACAAGGTTCTAAAATCAATAAAGACAGCAGAGATTGTTGCAGAGGGGGCAATATTCACAAAAAGTATTGCTAATTTACCTCCAAACGAGTGTACACCATCAACACTAGCAAATTTTGCAAAAACTATATCAAAAAATAAAATGAAATGTAAAATTATTTCAAAACCAGAACTGAAAAAGAAAGGGTTTGGAGGCATTACCGCAGTTGGACAAGGAAGTAAAAATGAACCAAAATTAATCATCATGGAACATAATCGAGGTTCAAGAAATGAAAAACCAATTGTACTTGTTGGAAAAGCTGTGACATTTGATACTGGAGGAATTTCATTAAAACCTGGAGCAAATATGGATGAAATGAAATTTGATAAATGTGGTGGGTGTACAGTATTAGGAATTATGAAAGCAATTTCAGAATTAAAATTACCAATTAATGTAATTGGAATAGTTCCATCTGTTGAAAATATGCCAGGAGGAGAATCGTATAGACCAGGAGACATAATAAAACTGTACAATGGAAAGACAGCAGAAATTCTCAACACGGATGCTGAAGGAAGATTGATTTTAGCTGATGCATTAGCATATGGAGAAAAACATTACGCACCCAAGGCAATTATTGACTTTGCAACATTAACTGGAGCATGCATCATAGCATTAGGAACTAATGTAGCCGGAATGGTTTCAAATAATGAAAAGTTATCAAAGAAAATTTTTGAATCATCAAAAAATACTACAGAACAGATTTGGGAGCTTCCATTAAATCAAGAATTTATGGATATGATAAAATCAGATGTAGCAGATATGAAAAATATGGGTATAGGAAGAGCAGCTGGAACAATAACTGCTGCAGCATTTTTGAGAAATGCAATTGAAGATACCCCTTGGACACATTTGGATATTGCAGGTGTAGCTTGGACACAAACAGCTACAAAAGAAAAATCATACAATCCAAAAGGCGCAACTGGTTTTGGTGTTAGATTAATTTTAGATTATTTACAAAAGTTGTAA
- a CDS encoding TenA family transcriptional regulator, giving the protein MNITQKIDEMIEERSLLKHPFYQAWSDGKLTKESLAGYSKEYFQLVKEVPSFMAPIIQQAPESVVKELVENQQEESDHIKPWIAFAGELGISEEELLSYSGLPKTRKAVSDLNELMDTFEGGACAMYAFEKEIPKISQTKLDGLAEFYGMTSDEATEYFKLHTEADIRHAASWRNILEKSSTDYDKLIEIAEKSISAQNLLLDSCFEEYC; this is encoded by the coding sequence ATGAACATAACTCAAAAAATTGATGAAATGATTGAAGAAAGAAGTTTACTAAAACATCCATTTTACCAAGCATGGTCTGATGGAAAATTAACAAAAGAATCTCTAGCCGGATATTCTAAAGAATATTTCCAACTAGTAAAAGAGGTTCCATCTTTTATGGCTCCAATTATTCAACAAGCTCCAGAGTCAGTTGTAAAAGAATTAGTTGAAAATCAACAAGAAGAATCTGATCATATTAAACCCTGGATTGCTTTTGCAGGCGAACTTGGAATCTCTGAAGAAGAATTACTATCATATTCCGGTTTACCAAAAACAAGAAAAGCTGTATCTGATTTGAATGAATTAATGGATACTTTTGAAGGTGGCGCATGTGCAATGTATGCATTTGAAAAAGAAATTCCAAAAATCAGTCAAACAAAACTTGATGGTTTAGCAGAATTCTATGGTATGACTAGTGATGAAGCAACAGAATACTTCAAACTACATACAGAAGCTGACATTAGACACGCAGCATCATGGAGAAACATTCTTGAAAAATCTTCAACTGATTATGACAAATTAATTGAGATAGCAGAAAAATCTATCTCAGCACAAAATTTGTTATTGGACAGTTGTTTTGAAGAATACTGTTAA
- a CDS encoding polyprenyl synthetase family protein, which yields MDRKNIEINPLLETYGEYIKKIDQALDKELDLYSESEFIEPLKYSLEGGKRIRPIILTLSAESIGKVDDNTFAASCAVEFLHMESIIHDDIIDNETMRRQKDPFHIKYGYNTSVLTGDFVLGLILAVCSRLDNPRITKDLATTAMLMSEGEMIENRLETSEDVTFDDYLKVIEYKTATAFEVAARTGAIIANGTEEQIEGLTEYGKNIGIAYQIRDDLLDWKNEDKLFNILIKKSSDPRDVFNKMEELLKEYSEKARTSLRKIPDSDAKINLDNLIKFTSFKA from the coding sequence TTGGACAGAAAAAACATCGAGATTAATCCTTTACTTGAGACATATGGAGAATATATCAAAAAAATTGATCAAGCTCTAGATAAAGAACTAGATTTGTATTCAGAATCAGAGTTCATTGAGCCTTTGAAATATTCTCTAGAAGGAGGAAAACGAATCAGGCCGATTATCCTCACACTATCAGCCGAAAGTATCGGGAAGGTTGATGATAATACGTTTGCAGCATCATGTGCAGTTGAATTTTTGCATATGGAATCCATTATCCATGATGATATTATTGACAATGAAACAATGAGAAGACAAAAGGATCCATTCCATATCAAATATGGATATAATACCAGTGTGCTTACTGGAGATTTTGTTTTAGGATTAATTTTAGCAGTATGTTCTAGATTAGATAATCCTAGAATAACAAAAGATTTGGCAACTACTGCAATGCTAATGAGTGAAGGAGAAATGATTGAAAACAGGTTAGAAACAAGTGAAGATGTTACATTTGATGATTATCTCAAAGTTATAGAATACAAAACTGCAACTGCATTTGAAGTAGCAGCTAGAACAGGTGCAATCATTGCAAACGGAACAGAAGAACAAATTGAAGGATTAACAGAATATGGAAAAAATATTGGAATTGCTTATCAAATTAGAGATGATTTGTTAGATTGGAAAAACGAAGACAAATTGTTCAATATATTGATTAAAAAAAGTTCAGACCCAAGAGATGTCTTTAACAAAATGGAAGAGTTGTTAAAGGAATATTCTGAAAAAGCAAGAACAAGTTTAAGAAAGATTCCAGATAGTGATGCAAAAATAAATTTAGATAATTTAATTAAATTTACTTCATTTAAGGCATAA
- the pyrE gene encoding orotate phosphoribosyltransferase — MEFVKEFATFLHQKGIIKFGDFTLASGKKSSYYVDLRLVPSYPQEFRKMVKYLENEIAQNIGLDKFDSIVSVPTGGLVIASALAIETVKPLIYVRSKPKDYGTSKSVEGKIHDGMQVVMIDDVATTGGSVVNAIKSLKEVNISVKDAYVIVNRMEGADEALNELDVKMHSILNILQITEALHEQNLVDDEILEKVKNQIAK, encoded by the coding sequence ATGGAATTTGTAAAAGAGTTTGCAACCTTTTTGCATCAAAAGGGCATCATAAAATTTGGAGATTTTACACTAGCCAGTGGAAAAAAGAGTTCATACTATGTAGATCTAAGACTAGTTCCAAGTTATCCTCAAGAATTTAGGAAAATGGTCAAATATCTAGAAAATGAGATTGCGCAAAATATAGGATTAGACAAGTTTGATTCAATAGTTTCAGTACCTACAGGAGGTTTGGTTATTGCATCAGCACTGGCAATTGAAACAGTAAAACCATTGATCTATGTTAGAAGTAAACCAAAAGATTATGGAACTTCAAAATCAGTTGAAGGTAAAATTCATGATGGAATGCAAGTAGTTATGATAGATGATGTTGCAACAACAGGAGGTTCTGTTGTGAATGCAATCAAGTCATTAAAAGAAGTCAACATTTCAGTAAAAGATGCTTATGTGATTGTAAACAGAATGGAGGGAGCAGATGAAGCCTTGAATGAATTAGATGTAAAAATGCATTCAATTCTGAATATTTTACAAATTACAGAAGCATTACATGAACAGAATCTAGTAGATGACGAGATTTTGGAAAAAGTGAAAAATCAAATTGCTAAATAA
- a CDS encoding site-2 protease family protein: MDEESQDDIISLVNSIFDVSDFIKTEFSMEFRIEDIEFKSKFEKLARRLEGMSFACRLEQKDGGKFVIIQKFAIKKQRRWMKTAWTPRALFAIVVAFVMVDGYYRTSGTNSIVEIGEPLEMAAVYTLSLLGILGIHELGHIIAAKAHRLKTTWPYFIPGLPVIGIPTFGAFIQSRGLTINREILFDVAIAGPIAGLVIAVIVSIYGAYTAPILEPEIAAGLFEESRLMEWEQGEPLLMTASLAMFGKGGSGHEVIMTPIMFAAWIGFLITFLNLLPAWQLDGGHMARTLLGPKLHRYATFGSMAILVLLNYWLMAILILIMSSRNPSAMPLDDISPLSRNRKLAYIGIIGLAILCAPLPSDFLPNFLP, encoded by the coding sequence ATGGACGAGGAATCTCAAGACGACATAATTTCTTTAGTAAATTCCATCTTTGATGTAAGTGATTTTATAAAAACTGAATTTTCAATGGAGTTTCGAATTGAAGATATTGAGTTCAAATCCAAATTTGAAAAATTAGCAAGAAGATTAGAAGGAATGAGTTTTGCATGTAGATTAGAGCAAAAAGATGGTGGAAAGTTTGTTATTATTCAAAAGTTTGCGATAAAAAAACAAAGAAGGTGGATGAAAACTGCATGGACACCAAGAGCTTTGTTTGCAATTGTAGTTGCATTTGTTATGGTTGATGGATACTATAGAACATCTGGAACAAATTCTATTGTTGAAATTGGAGAACCACTTGAGATGGCAGCAGTTTACACATTATCTTTGCTAGGAATTTTAGGAATTCATGAACTAGGACACATAATTGCAGCAAAAGCCCACAGATTAAAAACTACATGGCCATACTTTATTCCAGGTCTACCAGTAATAGGAATCCCAACATTTGGGGCATTTATTCAATCAAGGGGATTGACCATCAACAGAGAAATTTTGTTTGATGTTGCAATAGCCGGTCCAATAGCAGGATTAGTGATTGCAGTAATTGTTTCAATATATGGAGCATATACTGCACCAATTTTAGAACCTGAAATTGCTGCAGGGTTATTTGAAGAATCTAGACTAATGGAATGGGAGCAAGGAGAGCCATTGTTAATGACTGCAAGTCTTGCAATGTTTGGAAAAGGAGGTTCAGGACATGAAGTAATTATGACTCCAATAATGTTTGCAGCATGGATTGGATTTCTAATTACATTTTTGAATTTACTTCCAGCATGGCAACTAGATGGAGGTCATATGGCCAGAACTTTGTTGGGTCCAAAATTACATAGATATGCAACTTTTGGCAGTATGGCAATTCTAGTTTTGTTAAATTATTGGTTAATGGCAATTTTAATTCTAATAATGAGTTCAAGAAATCCTAGTGCAATGCCATTAGATGATATTTCGCCACTTTCAAGAAATAGAAAATTAGCATATATTGGAATTATTGGATTGGCAATTTTATGTGCACCATTACCATCAGATTTTTTGCCTAATTTCCTACCTTAG
- a CDS encoding ribosome biogenesis/translation initiation ATPase RLI codes for MTHRVGVLDHELCQPKKCGLECIKYCPVNKSGADCIVLNEESKKAQIDEDICNGCGICVKVCPFDAITIVNLASELATDKIHQYGPNSFRLYKLPTPKKGEVVGLLGRNGMGKSTVVNILSGNLKPNLGRYENPPEWDEILKYYSGTELKQHFEKIKQNQIRASIKPQQVHQIAQAFDGTGKELIEKYDERGVSRELIKELGLQNSVDQSLKELSGGELQRIAVAAAASKDTEFYFFDEPSSYNDVFQRTGVARVIQSLAKLGKSVMVVEHDLTLLDFLSDYIEVLYGEPSAYGIVSNILSTKVGINVFLDGYLPNENVRFRDKAFSFDVSSTSTDEFQEGSEIVKYPKLTKKYPSFSVEVEPGQVRKGEVLGIMGANALGKTTMMKMIAGVEKPDSGEVDKKIKIAYKPQYLQNDVDVEVVALLDKANGSPVEGSMEEEQILDPLKIKKLYTKSVKNLSGGELQKVAVASCLLQKVDLYALDEPSAFLDVEDRIAVAKFLQKFVRSFGKSAIVIDHDLQLMDLISDTMVIFEGESGAAGKATSPLPKSDAMNRFLKSLDMSFRRDEKSLRPRVNKLESRLDKDQKSSGNFYYKN; via the coding sequence ATGACGCATAGAGTCGGAGTTTTAGATCACGAACTCTGTCAGCCTAAAAAATGTGGTTTAGAGTGCATAAAATACTGTCCAGTGAACAAATCAGGCGCAGATTGTATTGTACTAAATGAGGAATCAAAAAAAGCTCAGATTGATGAGGATATCTGTAATGGGTGTGGAATATGTGTCAAAGTATGTCCATTTGATGCAATTACAATTGTTAATTTAGCAAGTGAATTAGCTACTGATAAAATTCACCAATATGGTCCAAATTCATTCCGATTATACAAATTGCCAACTCCGAAGAAAGGAGAGGTAGTCGGATTACTTGGAAGAAACGGTATGGGGAAAAGTACTGTTGTAAATATACTATCAGGTAATCTAAAGCCAAATCTTGGAAGATATGAAAATCCTCCAGAGTGGGATGAGATATTGAAATACTATAGTGGAACAGAGTTAAAACAACATTTTGAAAAAATTAAACAAAATCAAATTCGTGCATCAATAAAACCTCAACAAGTTCATCAGATTGCACAAGCATTTGATGGAACCGGTAAAGAACTCATTGAAAAATATGATGAGAGAGGTGTATCAAGAGAATTAATCAAAGAACTTGGATTACAAAACTCTGTTGATCAAAGCTTAAAGGAGTTAAGTGGTGGAGAATTACAAAGAATTGCAGTAGCTGCTGCAGCTTCAAAAGATACAGAATTTTACTTTTTTGATGAACCATCATCTTACAATGATGTTTTTCAAAGAACAGGAGTAGCACGGGTTATTCAAAGTCTTGCAAAACTTGGAAAAAGTGTTATGGTTGTAGAACATGACTTGACATTACTTGATTTTCTTAGTGATTATATTGAAGTACTTTATGGAGAACCATCAGCATATGGAATCGTATCAAATATTCTTTCAACCAAAGTTGGAATCAATGTTTTTCTTGATGGATATTTACCAAACGAAAATGTAAGATTTAGAGACAAAGCATTTTCCTTTGATGTTTCATCTACATCTACTGATGAATTTCAAGAAGGAAGTGAAATTGTAAAATATCCAAAATTAACAAAAAAATATCCTTCATTCTCAGTTGAAGTTGAGCCTGGTCAGGTAAGGAAAGGAGAAGTTCTTGGGATTATGGGTGCAAATGCACTTGGAAAAACAACAATGATGAAGATGATTGCAGGTGTGGAAAAACCAGATTCAGGAGAAGTTGATAAAAAGATCAAGATAGCATACAAACCACAATATCTTCAAAATGATGTAGATGTAGAAGTTGTTGCATTACTAGATAAAGCAAATGGAAGTCCAGTAGAAGGAAGTATGGAAGAAGAACAAATCCTTGATCCTCTAAAAATCAAAAAACTCTATACCAAATCAGTAAAAAATCTCTCAGGAGGAGAATTACAAAAAGTAGCAGTTGCATCTTGTCTTTTACAAAAAGTTGATTTGTATGCATTAGATGAACCATCAGCATTTTTGGATGTTGAAGATAGAATTGCAGTTGCAAAATTCTTACAAAAGTTTGTTCGTTCATTTGGAAAATCAGCTATTGTCATTGATCATGATTTACAGTTAATGGATTTGATTTCAGATACGATGGTAATTTTTGAAGGTGAATCAGGGGCTGCAGGAAAAGCTACATCGCCACTACCAAAATCAGATGCAATGAACAGATTTCTAAAATCACTTGACATGTCATTTAGACGGGACGAAAAGAGTCTTAGACCAAGAGTAAACAAGTTAGAAAGTCGATTAGACAAAGACCAGAAATCATCTGGAAATTTCTATTACAAAAATTGA
- a CDS encoding class I SAM-dependent methyltransferase, whose translation MLKKSLESILSPKESEELISAFDQIGEIIIVRIPDSLLSKKKIIGETLLNDVKIVRSVFYQASAVEGDFRTRNLEIIAGEDNTETEYREFGCKFIVDVENAFFSPRLSTERDRIANLIQEEEIMTNMFAGVGMFSIIAAKKKKCTVYSLDINPIASELCERNIKLNKLAGEVISINGDATQTINEQLVDKSDRTLMLLPERSDEFLESAIKTTKDGGIIHYYSHIHADKKSDAGKLSEEHYLKVSPIKSEILGSKIVRPVGPRYYQTVVDVKIFK comes from the coding sequence ATGCTAAAAAAATCACTGGAAAGTATACTTTCACCAAAAGAAAGCGAAGAATTGATTTCAGCCTTTGATCAAATTGGCGAGATAATCATTGTAAGAATTCCAGATTCTCTACTATCTAAGAAAAAGATTATCGGAGAAACTCTATTGAATGACGTAAAGATTGTAAGAAGTGTATTTTATCAGGCATCAGCAGTAGAAGGGGATTTTCGTACAAGGAATCTTGAGATTATTGCAGGGGAAGATAATACCGAGACAGAATATCGAGAATTTGGCTGTAAATTCATTGTAGATGTAGAAAATGCATTTTTTTCTCCCAGATTATCTACTGAAAGGGATAGAATTGCCAACCTGATTCAAGAAGAAGAAATCATGACAAACATGTTTGCAGGTGTTGGAATGTTTTCAATAATAGCTGCAAAAAAGAAAAAATGTACAGTGTACAGCCTTGACATCAATCCAATTGCATCAGAATTGTGTGAGAGAAACATAAAACTAAACAAACTTGCAGGAGAAGTTATTTCCATTAACGGAGATGCAACACAAACAATCAACGAACAATTGGTAGATAAATCAGATAGAACTTTGATGTTGCTTCCTGAGCGTTCTGATGAATTTTTAGAATCTGCAATTAAAACCACAAAAGATGGTGGTATAATTCACTATTATTCTCACATACATGCAGACAAAAAATCAGATGCAGGAAAACTTTCAGAAGAACATTATCTAAAAGTTTCACCAATAAAATCAGAGATATTAGGATCAAAAATTGTCAGACCTGTTGGCCCAAGATATTATCAAACAGTTGTAGATGTTAAAATTTTCAAGTAA